A region of candidate division WOR-3 bacterium DNA encodes the following proteins:
- a CDS encoding MFS transporter gives MVRYNLFRKNLLILYSLAGIGMLGHGLFRPIIPIFARRVGASGFEVGLLTSGFMIARAITSFLIGRHIDKSGKRDVYVKVGFFIVFIIAFAYFFVNSYYEILFLRFCQGICSGLMWPVTQIMVVEEAEKTHRTRALSLYQITGRGGALLSRLLLAVILFAAVKFGYSELSSFKLVFIIGGVILLIGFIEVAVMPTHKRKGGAEKKKGKPPYPIFFLGFIFGAMLALAPLSFVYLNEHFKISPSGIAFLLLCLDLVTMGAMYGSSHFTDHAGWKKSLWFIIIPCFLSAVFLPFISSLIRFILFYFIMRLSISSFIPISRAYATSVDTEVGFNIGTLNMVTNLGSVIGPVFAGLVYDNLPGTFKIAGYSLIAVFLIPGLLMLLKKDRKD, from the coding sequence ATGGTCAGGTATAACCTCTTCAGAAAAAATCTTTTGATTCTCTACAGCCTTGCCGGCATCGGGATGCTCGGCCACGGCTTGTTCAGACCCATTATACCGATCTTTGCACGGCGCGTGGGCGCTTCAGGATTTGAGGTGGGGCTTTTGACGTCCGGTTTTATGATCGCCCGCGCGATTACTTCTTTTTTGATCGGCAGACATATCGATAAAAGCGGAAAGCGTGATGTCTATGTAAAGGTCGGCTTTTTTATAGTATTCATCATCGCCTTCGCCTACTTCTTTGTGAACAGCTATTATGAAATTCTGTTCCTGCGTTTCTGCCAGGGGATCTGTTCGGGACTGATGTGGCCTGTGACCCAGATTATGGTCGTTGAAGAAGCTGAAAAGACCCATCGCACAAGGGCGTTGTCATTATATCAGATCACGGGAAGGGGTGGTGCGTTGCTGAGTCGTCTTCTGCTGGCCGTGATTCTGTTCGCCGCCGTAAAATTCGGATACAGTGAGTTGAGTTCTTTTAAACTCGTCTTCATTATCGGCGGTGTTATCCTGCTTATAGGTTTCATCGAGGTCGCGGTCATGCCGACCCATAAACGGAAAGGCGGTGCGGAAAAGAAAAAGGGCAAGCCGCCGTACCCGATATTCTTTCTCGGCTTTATCTTCGGGGCGATGCTGGCGCTGGCGCCGCTCTCCTTTGTATATCTCAACGAACATTTTAAAATCAGCCCTTCTGGAATCGCATTTTTGCTTCTCTGCCTTGATCTGGTGACAATGGGAGCGATGTATGGTTCTTCACATTTCACCGACCATGCGGGTTGGAAAAAATCATTGTGGTTCATCATCATACCCTGTTTTCTCAGTGCGGTCTTTCTGCCCTTCATATCTTCGTTGATAAGATTCATCCTCTTCTATTTCATTATGCGGCTTTCAATCAGTTCTTTTATTCCGATTTCCCGGGCATATGCCACGAGTGTCGACACTGAAGTCGGCTTCAACATCGGGACCCTGAATATGGTGACCAATCTCGGTTCTGTAATCGGTCCTGTTTTCGCGGGGTTGGTGTATGACAACCTGCCGGGTACTTTTAAAATCGCCGGCTATTCCCTGATCGCCGTCTTCCTGATACCCGGTCTTCTGATGCTCTTGAAAAAAGATAGAAAAGATTGA
- a CDS encoding TldD/PmbA family protein gives MIGKRTAKKIVADAIRYTKADQIEINIFNNRQALTRFANNYIHQNVSESNSSVSVRVAFGKKIGAASTNSLDFKKIKETIDWAEEIARYQKENADFTSFPAVKKDRYRDVKTFVKRTAAFSSRDRARAVSEIVDTAKKYSLVSYGSVSNGAAEICIGNSSGTFAYAVCGDVFCNIVMSGKNSSGYVQSGSRDVNEMDFRALAEAAAKKAVMSADPIEIEPGRYTTIFEPLAASEFLDFLAYYAFNGKFFEEGRSFLTGKLGQKVVDESITIIDDPFRKTGFAFPFDFEGVPKRRYVLIEKGIAKNVVYDSLTASRAGKKSTGHALSAPNPFGPIPLNLVMKGGADSIAKLIKDTKKGILVTRFHYTNVIEPHKLTFTGMTRDGTFLIENGEITKGIKNLRFTENIVDCLNCIAGLTKRPALVASEPGYGGRFATGVIVPTIKVKDFTFTSSTEF, from the coding sequence ATGATAGGTAAAAGAACAGCAAAAAAGATTGTGGCTGACGCGATAAGATATACAAAAGCGGACCAAATTGAAATTAATATATTCAACAATCGTCAGGCGCTGACAAGATTCGCAAACAACTATATTCATCAGAATGTCAGCGAATCCAACAGCAGTGTGTCGGTGCGGGTCGCCTTTGGAAAGAAGATCGGAGCCGCTTCGACGAATTCACTCGATTTCAAGAAGATAAAGGAGACGATAGATTGGGCAGAGGAGATCGCCAGGTATCAGAAAGAGAATGCCGATTTCACCTCGTTCCCCGCTGTGAAGAAGGACAGATATCGTGATGTCAAGACTTTTGTGAAACGAACCGCGGCGTTTTCGAGCAGGGACCGGGCGCGGGCGGTTTCCGAGATCGTCGACACCGCAAAGAAATATTCCCTTGTCAGTTACGGTTCGGTTTCCAACGGAGCCGCCGAGATATGCATCGGAAATTCATCGGGAACATTCGCCTATGCCGTCTGCGGTGATGTTTTCTGTAATATCGTGATGTCCGGGAAGAATTCAAGCGGTTATGTCCAGTCCGGCTCAAGGGATGTGAATGAGATGGATTTCAGGGCTCTGGCAGAGGCGGCGGCGAAGAAAGCCGTTATGTCTGCAGATCCCATAGAGATTGAACCCGGCAGATATACAACGATTTTTGAACCCCTCGCAGCGAGTGAATTTCTGGATTTTCTCGCATATTACGCCTTTAACGGTAAATTTTTTGAAGAGGGAAGGTCTTTTCTCACCGGGAAACTCGGTCAGAAAGTGGTCGATGAATCCATAACGATCATCGACGATCCTTTCAGAAAAACAGGTTTTGCATTTCCCTTTGACTTTGAAGGAGTTCCGAAACGCCGATATGTGCTCATTGAAAAAGGGATCGCCAAAAACGTCGTGTACGATTCCCTGACGGCTTCACGCGCCGGAAAGAAATCAACCGGCCATGCACTGTCAGCACCCAATCCTTTCGGACCCATACCGCTCAATCTCGTTATGAAAGGCGGCGCTGATTCTATTGCGAAGCTGATCAAGGATACGAAGAAGGGGATACTCGTCACCCGTTTTCATTATACCAATGTCATCGAACCGCATAAACTGACTTTTACGGGTATGACACGGGACGGCACGTTCCTGATCGAGAACGGTGAGATAACAAAGGGAATAAAGAATCTCAGATTCACCGAGAATATCGTGGATTGTCTGAATTGTATAGCCGGTTTGACAAAAAGACCCGCCCTGGTTGCTTCTGAACCGGGGTACGGTGGAAGGTTCGCCACCGGCGTGATTGTTCCGACGATAAAGGTGAAGGATTTTACTTTCACGAGTTCCACGGAATTTTAG
- a CDS encoding decaprenyl-phosphate phosphoribosyltransferase produces MRGETENIKFGLIEYLRLLRPQQWSKNMFVFAGLLFSRRFYYTDSVLTSIFTFLIFCILSSGIYILNDIVDYKKDRMHPIKSQRPIAAGTVKRKYAFIISLFLVFSALLGAYYVNYALLYICLIYCVMMISYTLLVKQIVILDVLFVAVGYVLRAIAGAVAIRVEISSWLLLCTLLLALFIVLSKRRAELVLFSGGAEKHRKVLSQYTVPFLNQMIGIVTAACIVSYCLYTLSPETVSKFNTRNLIFTVPFVIYGIFRYLYLIYGKYEGGIPEKIVLKDIPLQGCLVLWVLVCFFILYNT; encoded by the coding sequence ATAAGAGGGGAGACAGAGAATATTAAATTCGGATTGATTGAATATTTAAGACTGCTTCGACCTCAACAGTGGAGTAAAAATATGTTTGTTTTCGCCGGTCTGCTCTTCAGCCGGCGGTTTTATTATACAGATAGTGTCCTCACCAGTATCTTTACTTTTCTGATCTTTTGCATTTTGAGCAGCGGGATCTATATATTGAATGATATCGTCGATTATAAAAAAGACAGGATGCATCCGATTAAATCGCAAAGGCCGATCGCCGCGGGAACGGTTAAAAGAAAATACGCTTTCATAATTTCCCTGTTTCTCGTTTTTTCGGCGCTGCTCGGTGCCTATTATGTTAATTACGCATTGCTCTACATCTGTCTTATCTATTGTGTGATGATGATTTCTTACACCTTGCTTGTCAAACAGATAGTGATACTGGATGTCCTCTTCGTCGCCGTGGGATATGTCTTACGGGCGATCGCCGGCGCCGTCGCCATCCGGGTGGAGATTTCATCCTGGCTTCTTTTATGCACTCTTTTACTCGCACTCTTCATCGTACTTTCAAAACGGCGGGCAGAACTTGTGTTGTTCAGCGGCGGTGCGGAAAAACACCGCAAGGTTTTATCCCAATACACGGTTCCGTTTTTGAATCAGATGATCGGAATCGTCACAGCCGCCTGTATTGTCTCTTACTGCCTTTATACTCTGTCGCCGGAAACGGTTTCCAAATTCAACACCCGAAATTTGATCTTCACCGTTCCTTTTGTCATTTACGGAATCTTCAGGTATCTCTATTTGATCTATGGTAAATATGAAGGCGGGATTCCGGAGAAGATCGTGCTCAAAGACATTCCTTTACAGGGTTGCCTGGTTCTCTGGGTCCTCGTATGTTTTTTTATTCTGTATAACACATAA
- a CDS encoding PEGA domain-containing protein — protein sequence MFILLVFLLAIDPRYHTAAEVAAELDSIAQHHPDITLLDTIGYSTQDSLLILAMKISDNAGEDEDEPEVLYVACHHAEELLGVEICMYMINDLIENYNIDSLHTYWVNNREIWIVPLLNPEGHTVVMRGIDTTWRKNKHDNNHNGIFDLDYDGVDPNRNYDFHWAEGGNNNPASEYYRGEKPFSEKENQALKALCEAHSFVFCNTYHSARTGLGEVVYFPWVWSGGYSPDFPVIRSVADSMSKLIINDAGNGHYTALPGEGLDGKARNWLYAVCGTFTFCVEVSTTTIQPGWMVDDICQRNLVGAYYLLERMNYAAVTGITYDAETGEPLSAEVIIDGYYDPDLPPRRSDSCHGRFLRILSPGSYNITIKKPGYEPEYLQGVEVTSDKTTELDIPLKKIENSFHLNNDNDTIIIYPNPTRNRPLTIRIKDPVLFQSLRIYDVCGRVLKNFNQPINTSLCWTGDDDLNRQAGSGIYYIVGEYSDTEESSVRRAVGKIILLD from the coding sequence ATGTTTATTTTACTGGTATTTTTACTCGCCATTGACCCGCGCTATCACACCGCGGCAGAAGTCGCCGCAGAACTCGATTCCATTGCACAACACCATCCTGATATCACGTTGCTCGATACCATCGGTTACTCCACACAGGACAGCCTTCTGATCCTGGCGATGAAGATCTCAGACAATGCCGGTGAAGACGAAGACGAACCAGAGGTCCTCTATGTCGCCTGCCACCATGCCGAGGAATTACTGGGCGTTGAAATCTGTATGTATATGATCAACGACCTGATAGAAAATTACAACATCGACTCGTTGCACACGTACTGGGTGAACAACCGCGAAATATGGATCGTACCCCTGTTGAATCCCGAGGGTCACACCGTAGTGATGAGGGGTATCGACACAACCTGGCGGAAGAACAAACACGACAATAACCATAATGGTATCTTCGACCTTGATTATGACGGCGTCGACCCGAACAGAAATTATGATTTTCACTGGGCTGAAGGCGGTAATAACAATCCGGCGTCGGAATACTATCGGGGGGAAAAACCTTTTTCAGAAAAAGAGAATCAGGCGTTAAAGGCTCTGTGCGAGGCTCACAGTTTTGTGTTCTGCAACACCTACCATTCAGCCCGCACCGGTCTCGGCGAAGTCGTCTACTTTCCCTGGGTCTGGAGCGGTGGTTATTCTCCTGATTTTCCGGTCATCCGTTCGGTCGCCGATTCAATGTCGAAGTTGATCATCAACGACGCTGGAAACGGCCATTATACCGCACTACCGGGTGAGGGGCTCGACGGCAAGGCGAGAAACTGGCTCTATGCGGTCTGTGGAACATTCACATTCTGTGTTGAGGTGAGCACCACGACCATTCAACCGGGCTGGATGGTCGATGATATATGCCAGCGGAATCTCGTCGGTGCCTATTATCTCCTTGAAAGGATGAACTACGCCGCTGTGACAGGCATCACTTATGACGCCGAAACAGGTGAACCGCTCAGCGCCGAGGTGATCATCGACGGCTATTACGACCCCGACCTTCCGCCGCGCAGAAGCGACTCCTGTCACGGACGTTTTCTGAGAATCCTGTCTCCCGGCTCATATAACATCACGATAAAAAAACCGGGCTATGAACCAGAATATCTCCAGGGTGTCGAAGTGACTTCTGACAAAACGACCGAACTGGACATCCCTTTAAAAAAAATAGAAAATTCATTCCATCTCAACAACGACAATGATACGATAATCATCTACCCTAACCCAACCAGAAACCGACCGCTCACCATCAGGATCAAAGACCCCGTGCTCTTTCAATCCCTCAGAATTTATGATGTCTGCGGCAGGGTATTGAAGAATTTCAACCAACCGATAAACACCTCCCTTTGCTGGACTGGTGATGACGACCTCAACCGACAAGCCGGCTCAGGTATCTACTACATCGTCGGAGAATATTCTGATACTGAAGAATCATCTGTAAGAAGGGCTGTCGGAAAGATCATCCTTCTCGATTAG